A genomic segment from Acyrthosiphon pisum isolate AL4f chromosome A3, pea_aphid_22Mar2018_4r6ur, whole genome shotgun sequence encodes:
- the LOC100163746 gene encoding venom protease isoform X1, which yields MANDIIFFRVLLFYITLIVLCIFNTSSQKVITNLGLNEGEIYREALKPDQDCVWMNAKYCKASNESIITRNYYLDICKLVGLQTKVCCPTPMTANELAIKNIDEKCLEFSTLEKIKYNFMLREISLTEEFKLLHHERENLEGYVVGGTFVKLQEFPHMVLLGYGATPTNGEDFKCGGSLISKRWILTAAHCLKSSGNVARWARLGVLKRVVDETNVDRPNDYEIVEHIIHPDYNPPSLYNDIALFRLGRNVVFSDDVRPICLNTDLNLTPPKQIATGWGRISTAGALSDFLLKADLDIFSMKHCNESYSNDPKLRFGILPDSMICAGSFDGTKDTCLGDSGGPLQLEHAKYRGMYTQYGITSFGRFCADKDTPGIYTRVANYIPWIEKIVFSND from the exons atggcaaatgatattatattttttagagttcTATTATTTTACATCACATTAATCGTCTTATGCATTTTCAACACATCATcacaaaaagtaataacaaatctTGGCTTAAACGAAG GTGAGATATATCGGGAAGCCCTAAAACCAGATCAAGATTGTGTGTGGATGAATGCAAAATATTGCAAAGCTAGTAATGAAAGTATTATAACTCGTAATTATTATCTTGATATATGTAAACTTGTTGGCTTACAAACGAAAGTTTGTTGTCCGACTCCAATGACGGCTAATGAACTGGCAATCAAAAATATAGATGAAA aatgtttagaattttctacattagaaaaaattaaatataactttatgtTAAGAGAAATCAGTTTAACTGAGGAGTTTAAATTATTGCATCATGAACGTGAAAATCTAGAGGGTTACGTAGTAGGTGGTACGTTTGTCAAGCTCCAAGAGTTTCCACACAtg GTGCTATTAGGTTATGGTGCCACCCCGACAAATGGAGAGGATTTTAAATGCGGAGGTTCGCTGATAAGCAAAAGGTGGATACTGACTGCTGCACACTGTCTAAAAAGTTCTGG gaaTGTGGCTCGTTGGGCTCGCCTTGGAGTTTTAAAAAGAGTCGTTGATGAAACCAACGTAGATCGGCCCAATGACTATGAAATAGTTGAGCATATAATACATCCCGATTACAATCCACCTTCGCTGTACAACGATATAGCTTTATTTCGTTTGGGGAGGAACGTCGTATTTTCCGATGATGTGCGACCGATTTGTCTTAACACTGATCTGAATTTAACTCCGCCAAAGCAAATAGCTACTGGTTGGGGACGAATTTCAACAG CTGGAGCACTTAGTGACTTTTTGTTAAAAGCGGATTTGGATATTTTCTCGATGAAACACTGCAACGAAAGTTATTCCAATGATCCAAAATTAAGATTTGGAATATTACCTGACAGTATGATATGTGCGGGTTCGTTTGATGGCACAAAAGACACTTGCTTG GGTGATTCGGGAGGTCCACTTCAATTAGAACATGCCAAATACAGGGGCATGTATACACAATACGGGATTACATCTTTTGGGAGATTTTGTGCCGATAAGGATACACCCGGAATTTATACTAGAGTGGCCAATTATATTCCATGGATcgaaaaaatagtattttcaaaTGACTGA
- the LOC100163746 gene encoding venom protease isoform X2, which yields MHFQHIITKSNNKSWLKRSSNVKCLFLLGEIYREALKPDQDCVWMNAKYCKASNESIITRNYYLDICKLVGLQTKVCCPTPMTANELAIKNIDEKCLEFSTLEKIKYNFMLREISLTEEFKLLHHERENLEGYVVGGTFVKLQEFPHMVLLGYGATPTNGEDFKCGGSLISKRWILTAAHCLKSSGNVARWARLGVLKRVVDETNVDRPNDYEIVEHIIHPDYNPPSLYNDIALFRLGRNVVFSDDVRPICLNTDLNLTPPKQIATGWGRISTAGALSDFLLKADLDIFSMKHCNESYSNDPKLRFGILPDSMICAGSFDGTKDTCLGDSGGPLQLEHAKYRGMYTQYGITSFGRFCADKDTPGIYTRVANYIPWIEKIVFSND from the exons ATGCATTTTCAACACATCATcacaaaaagtaataacaaatctTGGCTTAAACGAAG CTCAAATGTGaaatgtttatttcttttagGTGAGATATATCGGGAAGCCCTAAAACCAGATCAAGATTGTGTGTGGATGAATGCAAAATATTGCAAAGCTAGTAATGAAAGTATTATAACTCGTAATTATTATCTTGATATATGTAAACTTGTTGGCTTACAAACGAAAGTTTGTTGTCCGACTCCAATGACGGCTAATGAACTGGCAATCAAAAATATAGATGAAA aatgtttagaattttctacattagaaaaaattaaatataactttatgtTAAGAGAAATCAGTTTAACTGAGGAGTTTAAATTATTGCATCATGAACGTGAAAATCTAGAGGGTTACGTAGTAGGTGGTACGTTTGTCAAGCTCCAAGAGTTTCCACACAtg GTGCTATTAGGTTATGGTGCCACCCCGACAAATGGAGAGGATTTTAAATGCGGAGGTTCGCTGATAAGCAAAAGGTGGATACTGACTGCTGCACACTGTCTAAAAAGTTCTGG gaaTGTGGCTCGTTGGGCTCGCCTTGGAGTTTTAAAAAGAGTCGTTGATGAAACCAACGTAGATCGGCCCAATGACTATGAAATAGTTGAGCATATAATACATCCCGATTACAATCCACCTTCGCTGTACAACGATATAGCTTTATTTCGTTTGGGGAGGAACGTCGTATTTTCCGATGATGTGCGACCGATTTGTCTTAACACTGATCTGAATTTAACTCCGCCAAAGCAAATAGCTACTGGTTGGGGACGAATTTCAACAG CTGGAGCACTTAGTGACTTTTTGTTAAAAGCGGATTTGGATATTTTCTCGATGAAACACTGCAACGAAAGTTATTCCAATGATCCAAAATTAAGATTTGGAATATTACCTGACAGTATGATATGTGCGGGTTCGTTTGATGGCACAAAAGACACTTGCTTG GGTGATTCGGGAGGTCCACTTCAATTAGAACATGCCAAATACAGGGGCATGTATACACAATACGGGATTACATCTTTTGGGAGATTTTGTGCCGATAAGGATACACCCGGAATTTATACTAGAGTGGCCAATTATATTCCATGGATcgaaaaaatagtattttcaaaTGACTGA
- the LOC107884093 gene encoding protein FAM49B-like: protein MIINTILQLFVSVPGKRKKSGQVDVAMLYNAQPTESEMELFDEVQIVLTEASDVLSDLKHYLGADQYIRAAINNPSAEQNALTWEALMPRIRTLRQFYFFSQKI, encoded by the exons atgattataaatacaattctaCAGTTGTTTGTGTCAGTTCCgggtaaaagaaaaaaaagtgggcaagtggatgtcgctatgctataca atgCCCAACCTACTGAAAGTGAAATGGAACTATTTGACGAGGTCCAAATCGTGCTTACCGAGGCCTCTGACGTGCTTTCCGACCTCAAACATTACTTGGGCGCTGACCAATACATACGAGCAGCGATTAATAACCCAAGTGCCGAACAAAATGCATTGACATGGGAAGCGTTAATGCCTCGAATTCGCACTTTGAGACAATTCTATTTTTTCTcacaaaaaatatag